A genomic stretch from Desulfotignum balticum DSM 7044 includes:
- a CDS encoding type IV pilus twitching motility protein PilT, producing the protein MKKQQVDQILSRMLTAHPNVSDLNLTPGKPLQVESSGKLTRVQMDPDFERLTPFQTEIIALNLIHNDRKLTETLLREGSCDLSYQLGTQARFRVNIFSRSGKYAIILRKLETQIPTIEDLNLPDPFFKMAEEKNGIIFVTGGTGSGKSTSLAALLDRINDTQAVHVITLEDPIEYQHPQKQSTFNQRELGMDFDTFASGLRAALRQAPKVILVGEMRDRETVEIGLSAAETGHLVLSTLHTVDAGQTINRILGMFSTQEEKQIRVRLADTLRWVVAQRLLPKTGGGRVAAFEIMASNLRVRDSILNGESEGKTFNEIIMAGKHQGMVTFDEYIVTLFREGKIDESVAMAYASRKDMVGRGLDSIKSARGESTTQIDSLEIDRGYKGGPES; encoded by the coding sequence ATGAAAAAGCAGCAGGTCGATCAGATCTTATCCAGAATGCTGACAGCCCACCCCAATGTGTCCGATCTGAACCTGACACCGGGAAAGCCGCTTCAGGTGGAAAGTTCAGGCAAATTGACACGGGTGCAAATGGATCCGGATTTTGAGCGATTGACCCCGTTCCAGACGGAAATCATCGCTTTGAACCTGATCCACAATGACCGGAAACTGACTGAAACCCTTCTGAGAGAAGGGTCCTGCGATCTGTCCTACCAGCTGGGCACCCAGGCCAGATTCCGGGTGAACATCTTTTCACGGTCGGGCAAATATGCCATTATTCTGCGGAAGCTGGAAACCCAAATTCCCACCATTGAAGATCTGAATCTGCCGGACCCTTTTTTCAAGATGGCCGAGGAAAAAAACGGGATCATCTTTGTGACCGGCGGCACGGGCTCCGGAAAATCCACCTCTCTGGCGGCCCTGCTGGACCGGATCAACGACACCCAGGCCGTGCATGTGATCACCCTGGAAGACCCCATCGAATACCAGCATCCCCAGAAACAGTCCACGTTCAATCAACGGGAACTGGGCATGGATTTCGACACGTTCGCCTCAGGGCTTCGGGCGGCCCTGCGCCAGGCCCCCAAAGTGATTCTGGTGGGAGAAATGCGGGACCGGGAAACCGTGGAGATCGGACTGTCTGCCGCGGAAACCGGCCATCTGGTATTGTCCACCCTGCATACCGTGGATGCCGGACAGACCATCAACCGGATTCTGGGCATGTTTTCCACCCAGGAGGAAAAGCAGATCCGCGTCCGCCTGGCAGACACGCTCAGATGGGTGGTGGCCCAGCGGCTGCTGCCCAAAACCGGCGGCGGACGGGTGGCGGCGTTTGAAATCATGGCCAGCAACCTGCGGGTGAGAGATTCTATCCTCAACGGGGAATCCGAAGGCAAAACCTTCAATGAGATCATCATGGCCGGTAAACACCAGGGGATGGTGACATTTGACGAGTATATCGTGACCCTTTTCCGGGAGGGCAAAATTGATGAATCCGTTGCCATGGCCTATGCCTCCAGAAAAGACATGGTGGGCCGGGGGCTGGACAGCATTAAAAGCGCCCGGGGAGAATCCACCACCCAGATCGACTCGCTGGAAATTGACCGGGGCTACAAAGGGGGCCCTGAATCATGA
- a CDS encoding zinc-ribbon domain-containing protein, with protein MNIQCKNCHSQFNIPDHKIPKDRDAVLNCPKCKEKIIIPAQKSGTGASVGSGSGLRPETAVQNQPRTLILALEGPFLQPAVAAAGQLGYTVETAPNKAEAIKKMAYHVYPLIMLEDRFDPDGDIVSAHMDTLDMSVRRSICLVLMGSSFTTGDPMTALHASVNGVVGPDNLSQMPGVLSQMIQAHTDFYRVYMDSMKAAGKA; from the coding sequence ATGAACATACAGTGCAAAAATTGTCATTCCCAGTTCAATATTCCGGATCATAAAATTCCCAAAGACAGGGATGCCGTCCTCAATTGTCCGAAATGCAAGGAAAAAATTATTATCCCGGCCCAAAAAAGCGGGACCGGGGCCTCTGTTGGGTCTGGTTCCGGACTCCGGCCGGAAACTGCGGTCCAGAATCAGCCCAGAACCCTGATTCTGGCCCTGGAAGGACCGTTTCTGCAACCGGCGGTGGCTGCGGCCGGGCAATTGGGATATACCGTGGAAACTGCGCCAAACAAGGCTGAAGCCATTAAAAAAATGGCCTATCATGTGTATCCGCTGATCATGCTGGAAGACCGGTTCGATCCGGATGGCGACATTGTTTCAGCGCACATGGACACCCTGGACATGTCCGTGCGGCGATCGATCTGTCTGGTGCTGATGGGCAGCTCCTTTACAACGGGTGATCCCATGACGGCATTGCATGCCAGTGTCAACGGTGTGGTCGGCCCGGACAACCTGTCACAGATGCCTGGGGTTCTGTCCCAGATGATCCAGGCCCATACCGATTTTTACCGGGTGTACATGGATTCCATGAAAGCAGCGGGCAAGGCCTGA
- a CDS encoding transglycosylase domain-containing protein, which translates to MKGILSIWRAARLVFFTGLILVCTGIFLLTLLILYTASDLPRLPEDLSRIIETPQSLVYNASGQVVLRLGERESVPLNRVSPDFINAIVATEDHRFFQHHGINKLRTAKALYVTLFEPGRVEGASTITQQLAKNLFFSFEQSFSRKFRELLVSFQIEVTHSKAEILEVYINQIHFGAGAQGIEKAADTFFGKSARDLTLSEAALLAGLPKSPTAYNPFRHMDRALKRRQLVLQRMKDTGYISEDQAALAASDIPELNREKKDARSGSYFLDALVKSLIDVYGENVVYNGGIRVYATLDPRLQDLAKLSLRQGLDRLDQEMGISGEKPSRPQGALVAIEPATGAVRAMVGGRDYFDSEFNRATHARRQAGSGFKPFVYYAAFEKDGLHPGTLMTDQSVTIPVTGAPDWQPRNFERRFQGNMVLKTALTRSVNTVAAQLVQRTGPDAVIDTARRCGINSPMQDVFSIALGTADVTPLEMTAAFSVFANSGIRHDPFLFWRVEDAFGRVLFEHIVQDQPVLDPAIAYQVVDMMKAVVDTGSGRRVRDHGFTRSCAGKTGTSNNFMDAWFTGFTPTLCTSVWVGFDKRDPLRDKNGAGITGGRGAAPIWARFMQQALADEPERNFPVPREIRFEKIDPDTGCPMDSRDSRPGIIVAVKRGQVLCGETVR; encoded by the coding sequence ATGAAAGGCATTTTAAGCATATGGAGGGCGGCGCGCCTGGTCTTTTTTACAGGTCTCATCCTGGTTTGTACGGGTATTTTTTTGCTCACCCTCCTGATACTGTATACGGCCTCGGATCTGCCCCGGCTGCCGGAAGATCTGAGCCGGATCATTGAAACCCCCCAGAGCCTTGTGTACAATGCCTCCGGCCAGGTGGTGCTGCGTCTGGGCGAGCGGGAAAGCGTTCCTTTGAACCGGGTGTCTCCTGATTTCATCAATGCCATTGTGGCCACGGAAGACCACCGGTTTTTTCAGCATCACGGCATCAACAAGCTTCGAACGGCAAAGGCTTTGTATGTCACCCTGTTTGAACCCGGCCGGGTGGAGGGGGCCTCCACCATTACCCAGCAGCTGGCCAAAAATCTGTTTTTTTCCTTTGAACAGTCGTTTTCCAGAAAATTCAGGGAGCTTTTGGTATCGTTTCAGATCGAGGTCACCCATTCCAAGGCGGAAATCCTGGAAGTCTATATCAATCAGATTCATTTCGGTGCCGGTGCCCAGGGCATTGAAAAAGCGGCGGACACGTTTTTCGGAAAATCAGCCCGGGATTTGACCCTGTCCGAGGCAGCGCTTTTGGCAGGCCTGCCCAAATCCCCCACGGCCTATAACCCGTTTCGTCATATGGACCGGGCCCTGAAACGAAGACAATTGGTGTTGCAGCGCATGAAGGACACGGGGTATATCTCTGAAGATCAGGCGGCCCTGGCGGCATCGGACATACCGGAACTCAACCGGGAGAAAAAAGATGCCCGAAGCGGGAGTTATTTTCTGGATGCACTGGTCAAGTCGCTGATCGATGTCTATGGCGAAAATGTGGTGTACAACGGCGGCATCCGTGTCTATGCCACCCTGGATCCCCGGCTCCAGGACCTGGCAAAGCTCTCGTTGCGGCAGGGCCTGGATCGGCTGGATCAGGAAATGGGCATTTCAGGTGAAAAACCGTCCCGGCCCCAGGGGGCACTGGTGGCCATTGAACCGGCCACGGGTGCCGTGCGGGCCATGGTGGGGGGGCGTGATTATTTTGACAGTGAATTCAACCGGGCCACCCATGCCCGGCGTCAGGCCGGTAGCGGATTTAAACCGTTTGTCTATTATGCGGCATTTGAAAAAGACGGGCTGCACCCGGGCACCCTGATGACCGATCAATCCGTGACCATTCCCGTGACAGGAGCCCCGGACTGGCAGCCGCGAAATTTTGAACGCAGATTTCAGGGAAATATGGTGTTGAAAACCGCACTGACCCGGTCCGTGAATACCGTTGCGGCCCAGCTGGTTCAACGCACCGGGCCGGATGCCGTGATTGATACGGCCAGAAGATGCGGCATCAACAGCCCGATGCAGGATGTCTTTTCCATTGCCCTGGGCACTGCCGATGTCACGCCGCTGGAAATGACGGCCGCATTTTCCGTGTTTGCCAACTCAGGGATCCGGCATGATCCGTTTTTGTTCTGGCGGGTGGAGGACGCCTTTGGCCGGGTTCTGTTCGAACACATTGTTCAGGACCAGCCCGTGCTGGACCCGGCCATCGCCTACCAGGTGGTGGATATGATGAAAGCAGTGGTGGACACCGGTTCCGGCCGAAGGGTCCGGGACCATGGGTTCACCCGGTCCTGTGCCGGAAAAACAGGCACTTCCAACAATTTCATGGATGCCTGGTTTACCGGATTCACCCCGACCTTATGCACTTCCGTATGGGTCGGATTTGACAAGCGGGACCCGCTGCGGGACAAAAACGGGGCCGGAATTACCGGCGGCAGGGGCGCGGCCCCGATTTGGGCCCGGTTCATGCAACAGGCACTGGCGGATGAACCGGAAAGGAATTTTCCGGTGCCAAGGGAGATCCGGTTTGAAAAAATAGATCCGGATACGGGGTGTCCCATGGATTCCCGGGATTCCCGCCCCGGAATTATTGTGGCTGTGAAACGAGGACAGGTTCTTTGTGGAGAAACCGTTCGGTGA
- a CDS encoding SPOR domain-containing protein: protein MIPWLRNISIRLWLTLMVAVPACFYFLPWFSQLSSRPWQAGFFIGLTGVCFGVISALMHLAGVRMIQKRIHEAKVWEQAGIPARAEKKYLQAVRIYDSFLPSPVRSKKLTLLMTRSLARFALTFDRKSDAFRQAVWVYLSLEPHDDALAALWLEQLAKDDEVTTRDQALLTRLAQTHHRNSGLVPLLARVFLDTGRMDFIARQVYAKVMEDPDLKIDFQQDIQRLTGTPFRKKAVYSDEAIREASGKQAISGKTIRPSVPVAGILEKIRQAGRNLRYRVAGAGWAAIPFINPHDGSGRSIQARWRFYLKAGIIGALCAGALMFIFYPVFFVDEPEPVEKTKTVIEERVPKPFTIQVAAYLKENHARQFVVNLTQKGVDARIKTTTGGGNTWYLIQVSEFEDRQMAAAYGNHLISENIIEEFFVSNKD from the coding sequence GTGATCCCATGGTTGAGAAATATCAGTATCCGGCTCTGGCTGACCCTGATGGTGGCAGTGCCGGCCTGTTTTTATTTTTTGCCCTGGTTCAGTCAACTGAGTTCCCGTCCGTGGCAGGCGGGGTTTTTTATCGGTTTGACCGGTGTCTGTTTCGGTGTGATCAGTGCTTTGATGCATCTGGCCGGCGTCCGGATGATTCAAAAACGGATTCATGAGGCAAAAGTGTGGGAACAGGCCGGTATTCCGGCCCGGGCTGAAAAAAAATACCTTCAGGCGGTCCGGATCTATGATTCGTTTTTACCGTCTCCGGTCCGATCAAAAAAATTGACATTATTGATGACCCGGTCTCTGGCCCGGTTTGCACTGACATTTGACAGAAAATCCGATGCTTTCAGGCAGGCGGTCTGGGTATATCTGTCATTGGAACCCCATGATGATGCATTGGCGGCCCTGTGGCTGGAACAGCTGGCAAAAGATGACGAGGTGACAACCAGAGACCAGGCCCTGCTGACCCGTCTGGCTCAGACGCATCACAGAAATTCCGGATTGGTGCCGCTGCTGGCCCGGGTTTTTCTGGACACCGGGCGAATGGATTTCATTGCCAGACAAGTGTATGCAAAGGTGATGGAAGATCCTGATTTAAAGATCGATTTTCAGCAGGATATTCAAAGGCTGACAGGCACCCCGTTCCGGAAAAAGGCGGTCTATTCCGATGAGGCGATCCGGGAAGCATCCGGAAAACAAGCCATTTCAGGAAAAACAATCAGGCCATCCGTGCCTGTTGCCGGGATCCTGGAAAAAATCCGGCAGGCAGGGCGAAACCTGCGTTACCGCGTTGCCGGGGCCGGGTGGGCAGCGATTCCTTTTATAAACCCGCATGATGGGTCCGGCCGCTCCATTCAGGCCCGGTGGCGGTTTTATCTGAAAGCCGGCATCATAGGGGCGTTGTGCGCAGGAGCGCTCATGTTCATCTTTTATCCGGTGTTTTTTGTTGACGAGCCGGAACCCGTGGAAAAAACCAAAACCGTGATTGAAGAACGTGTGCCAAAACCCTTTACCATTCAGGTGGCGGCATATTTGAAAGAGAACCATGCCAGACAGTTTGTGGTGAATTTGACGCAAAAGGGTGTGGATGCAAGGATAAAGACAACCACGGGCGGCGGCAACACCTGGTATCTGATCCAGGTGTCTGAATTTGAAGACAGGCAAATGGCGGCTGCATACGGCAACCATTTGATATCAGAAAATATTATTGAAGAGTTTTTTGTGAGTAACAAAGACTGA
- a CDS encoding tRNA dihydrouridine synthase: MTPSDLARYLKTPLAIGDKTINGRMVLAPMAGIGHVAFRELIAEQGGCALLFTGMCSAKAVPHENPAISMVFRWRTRELPSTVCQIFGSDPADMARAARRIEKEGFFGVDLNFGCSVAAICKKGCGAALLKTPDQAVRIVAAVRQAVDIPVFVKFRTGWADDPQFAADMASRFEHAGADALTFHPRVAPDRRNRPPRWDAITKVNQAVAIPVFGNGNVFTMEDGIRMLTQTKCQGLSLGRMAVAQPWIFARWTNAAQVDEAIYHTTARRLLDLLDHHYPAPFNLKLFKKFAPYFCANFKFSLFLLKQINQAKTMEEMKQRIDDLFVPCPKTLSVPNLSLFV, encoded by the coding sequence ATGACCCCATCCGATCTGGCCCGATACCTGAAAACCCCGCTGGCCATCGGCGACAAAACCATCAACGGCCGCATGGTTCTGGCCCCCATGGCCGGCATCGGACATGTGGCGTTCCGGGAACTGATTGCAGAACAGGGGGGATGCGCACTGCTGTTCACGGGTATGTGTTCGGCCAAAGCCGTTCCCCATGAAAACCCGGCCATATCCATGGTGTTTCGCTGGCGCACGCGGGAACTGCCCTCCACGGTGTGCCAGATCTTTGGGTCGGATCCGGCAGACATGGCCCGGGCCGCCCGGCGCATCGAAAAAGAGGGCTTTTTCGGGGTGGACCTGAATTTCGGGTGTTCCGTGGCGGCCATCTGTAAAAAAGGGTGCGGGGCCGCATTGCTGAAAACCCCGGATCAGGCGGTCCGCATTGTGGCGGCCGTCAGACAGGCCGTGGACATTCCCGTGTTTGTCAAATTCCGCACGGGATGGGCGGATGACCCGCAATTTGCCGCAGACATGGCCTCACGGTTTGAACATGCCGGGGCTGATGCTTTGACCTTTCATCCCCGGGTGGCGCCGGACCGCCGCAACCGGCCGCCCCGATGGGATGCCATCACTAAGGTGAACCAGGCCGTGGCCATCCCCGTCTTTGGCAACGGCAATGTTTTCACCATGGAAGATGGGATACGTATGCTGACACAAACCAAATGTCAGGGCCTGTCACTGGGCCGCATGGCTGTGGCGCAACCCTGGATTTTCGCCCGGTGGACGAATGCTGCGCAAGTGGATGAAGCGATCTATCACACCACGGCCCGGCGCCTGCTCGACCTGCTGGACCATCACTATCCAGCTCCTTTCAACCTGAAGCTGTTCAAGAAATTCGCCCCCTATTTCTGCGCCAATTTCAAGTTCTCCCTGTTTCTGCTGAAACAAATCAACCAGGCCAAAACCATGGAAGAGATGAAACAGCGCATTGACGACCTGTTTGTTCCCTGCCCCAAAACCCTGTCTGTTCCCAATTTAAGCCTGTTTGTCTAA
- the mce gene encoding methylmalonyl-CoA epimerase, which yields MKILKIDHLGIAVNSIDGRKNFWTDGLGLSLEGTETVEEQKVTTAFLPVGESEVELLESTASDGPIAKYIEKKGEGIQHVAFQVENIEEALAELKEKGIQLIDQTPRKGAGGAKIAFLHPKATAGVLVELCER from the coding sequence ATGAAAATATTGAAAATCGATCATCTGGGCATTGCCGTCAACAGCATTGACGGCCGGAAAAATTTTTGGACGGACGGGCTGGGGCTTTCTTTGGAAGGCACGGAAACCGTTGAAGAACAGAAGGTGACCACTGCGTTTCTGCCCGTGGGGGAAAGCGAGGTGGAGCTCCTGGAATCCACAGCCTCGGACGGGCCCATTGCCAAATACATCGAGAAAAAAGGCGAAGGCATCCAGCATGTGGCGTTTCAGGTGGAAAATATCGAAGAGGCCCTGGCCGAACTCAAGGAAAAAGGGATTCAGCTGATCGATCAAACCCCCAGAAAAGGGGCCGGCGGTGCCAAAATCGCGTTTCTGCACCCCAAAGCCACGGCCGGGGTGCTGGTGGAGTTGTGTGAACGGTAA